The Sulfurimonas hongkongensis genomic interval GAAGTTTACTATCATGTTAAAAAAAGGTTATGAAGATGCAAGCCATTCATAAAAGACTGCAAGCACTTACACTTTTAATCGCAGAAGATGATGAGAGCACCCTAAAGTGGCTTAGTCGCGTTTTGTCCATCTACTTCAAAGAGGTCAGAGTTGCAAAAGATGCTATGCAAGCCTTAGAACTTTTTAAAGAGAGTCCATCAGACGTTATCATCTCAGATATAGAGATGCCACAAGTTGATGGCTTGCATCTACTACAAAAGATATCACAACTCTCACCAAACACCATAAGAGTGGTTATGACAGCTTATAATACGCCAGAGTATATAAACATAGCAGTAGAGTCTAATGTTGATTTTTATCTTAAAAAGCCCATAGATATAGATGAGTTTCTAGTCGCAATATCTTCAAGTGTATCTAAAGGTAGCATACTAAGTGAGGAGATTTTTTTAAATGAAGATTACTCTTATAGCTATAAACAAAAGTTAGTAAAAAAAGGGCAAGAGAGTATAAAGCTCACAAAAAAAGAGGTACTTCTTCTTGAGTTGTTGTTAAAAAATAGAAAATCTATAGTGAGTATAGAGCAGATTGAACATAGTGTTTGGCAAGAGAGTGTTAGTGCAGATGCCATTAGGATGGTAGTAGCTGGTATTAGGAAAAAACTCTATCAAGGTGTTATAGAAAATGTAAAAGGGCTTGGATACAGGATAGAGTAAAATCTTATGTAAACCTTATACACTCCTTATACTAAACTTCTTATTTTAAGTTAGCATTCACCATAGCTAAAATAAGGAGAGAGAGTATGAAGAAAAAGATTCTTATAGTTGGTGGTGGAACCGCTGGAACTATGACTGCGAACAATCTTGCAAAGAAATTGATGCCTGAGATAGATAGAGATGAGTTAGAGATTACGCTAATCTCTAACTCTAAATATCACTACTATAAACCAGGTGCAATGTATGTTGCTTTTGGAAAATCAGAAGGATATGAGTTTGTAAGAGATCAACGCGCCCTTCTTATGAGTGAGATAAACTTTGAAGTAGAAGAAGCTACAGAGATAAGCACAAACGGCAACTTTGTTAAAACAAAAAAGGGTAAAAAGTTTGATTATGACTTTTTAGTCTTAGCTACTGGATGTGAGGTGGCGCCAGAGAGAATTCCAGGGCTTAGTGAGGCTGGAGACTGGTTTTATACTTACGAAGGCGCTACAAAGTTAGCAAAAAAGTTTCACGATATCAAAAAGGGAAGAGTCCTTGTTACTGTAAACTTTCCAAAAACTCCAAATATTCCACATCAGTGTGGTATTGCACCAGTTGAGACAACTATGATGTTGCATGATTTCTTAACAGAGAGAGGTGTGCGAGATGATATAGAGATAATCTATACCTATCCAACCGTGGCACAATCCGTAACTAACGGGCTTTTCATGCAAGAGCCTACTTCAAATGTACTGCCTTCTATTTTTGATAGTTTGGGTGTTAAGCATCAATCTGGTTTTACACTAAGTAAGGTAGATGCTAAAAAGAAAGTAGCCATCTCAGCTGAGGGCGAAGAGATAGAGTTTGACATACTAATGTCAACACCGCCTTTTACAGCTACAAAGTTTATAAGAGAGTCAGGAATCTCTCAAGCTTTAGATGATGAGGGTTGGCTTCCAACAGACAAAGAGACTCTAAAAGTAAAAGGCTTAGACAATGTATATACTCTAGGTGATACGGTGGATTTACCAGTCTCAAAAGCTGGTGGAACTGTACATAACCAAACAGATGTTGTAGCAGATAACATCGCATCTGAGCTTAGACATGGATATACGAGTGAGAGTTATGATGGCTTAGTAATTGCCATAGCTCAAATGGGACTCTCTTGTGGAATGCCACTTTGGTATAACTATGATAAAGATGTAGCCCCAACACCTTGTAGCAAACTAGGTAGCTTTGTAAGAAAAGGTTTTAACAAAGGCATCTACTGGGCAGCAGCTCGTGGAATGGTATAGGAGAAAATTATGAGTGAAAAAGTAGAAGTATTAAAAACAAAAGAGATGCAAGAACTAGAAGCAAAAATGACAATGCTGATCCAAACAGGACGCATAGACAATCTTATAGACCTAATGGCGCTTATCTCAGACAACATAGAGATGACAACCTCACCGATGGTTGAGAAGATGATTCATACAGTAGACAACCTTGCATCTGCTGGGTTTATAACAGACAATGCAGTTCGCTATGCAAAAAGAGAGACAGCAAAAAATGAAGTACCATCACTCTTTGGCATCTTAAAGCTGATGGGGGATGAAGATACAAGAAAAGGCTTAAGTTTCATGCTAAACCTAACAAAAGGTATAGGTAAACAACTCTAAAGTCCTATTCGTTTTTCCTTCTCGTTCCCACGCTCCGCGTGGTAACGCATATAAGCCCCAACAAAATCAATCAGACCAATAAGTATATATACACTCCAACGCAGAGCATTGGAGCGAGAAAAAAGAGTTAAAAGATTATATAGCTTATAAAAATCCTCTAAATTTTACAACTTGTATTTGAAAAACACATATCTTGCTATAATCCTACTTATGAAATATTTACTTATCGTTTTTGCGCTTTTATTTAGTGCTTGTAGTGTTAAAAATTATGAAATCACTCAGACTAAAGTTATCATCATAAAGACTAAAAAACTCAAATTTGCAGACTTGGGTTATGTCAGAAATACAGAGGATTCCATAGAGTTAGAACTCTTTGTTGCATCTAGGGCTATAGAGAAGATTAGCATTAACCACCTTATCTGCACAAGTGATGGATGTATGACAAAGTCTAACTTTAACAAAGAGTATCTGCATGAGTCTTATCCTAGTGAGATACTTCAAAATATCTTGTTAGCAGATGCGATTTATGGTGGCAAAAGTAGAGAGCAAACAGAGTCTGGGTTTGAGCAAAAGATAGTAGATGAAGATGTAGATATAATCTATAGAGTGAGCGAAGAAGAAACATTTTTTAAAGATAGAAAAAATAAAATTATATTTAAGATAAAGGATACAAAATAATGAGCAGTAAAAAGTTTGTAGGTGCACACACAAGTGCAAGTGGTGGAGTCTTTAACGCAGTTGAGAATGCAGTAAAAATTGGGGCTAGAGCTTTTGCCCTTTTTACAAAAAACCAGAGACAGTGGGTTGCAAAAGATTTAGATAAAGAGACTATAGATAAGTTCAAAAAGGCACTTGCTGAGAGTGGGATTTTAGCTAAGCATGTTTTGCCACACGACTCATATCTTATAAACCTTGGCCACCCAGAAGCTGATAAGTTGGAAAAATCAAGAGAAGCTTTTGTAGATGAGATACAAAGA includes:
- a CDS encoding DUF1641 domain-containing protein, with translation MSEKVEVLKTKEMQELEAKMTMLIQTGRIDNLIDLMALISDNIEMTTSPMVEKMIHTVDNLASAGFITDNAVRYAKRETAKNEVPSLFGILKLMGDEDTRKGLSFMLNLTKGIGKQL
- a CDS encoding NAD(P)/FAD-dependent oxidoreductase; this translates as MKKKILIVGGGTAGTMTANNLAKKLMPEIDRDELEITLISNSKYHYYKPGAMYVAFGKSEGYEFVRDQRALLMSEINFEVEEATEISTNGNFVKTKKGKKFDYDFLVLATGCEVAPERIPGLSEAGDWFYTYEGATKLAKKFHDIKKGRVLVTVNFPKTPNIPHQCGIAPVETTMMLHDFLTERGVRDDIEIIYTYPTVAQSVTNGLFMQEPTSNVLPSIFDSLGVKHQSGFTLSKVDAKKKVAISAEGEEIEFDILMSTPPFTATKFIRESGISQALDDEGWLPTDKETLKVKGLDNVYTLGDTVDLPVSKAGGTVHNQTDVVADNIASELRHGYTSESYDGLVIAIAQMGLSCGMPLWYNYDKDVAPTPCSKLGSFVRKGFNKGIYWAAARGMV
- a CDS encoding response regulator transcription factor yields the protein MQAIHKRLQALTLLIAEDDESTLKWLSRVLSIYFKEVRVAKDAMQALELFKESPSDVIISDIEMPQVDGLHLLQKISQLSPNTIRVVMTAYNTPEYINIAVESNVDFYLKKPIDIDEFLVAISSSVSKGSILSEEIFLNEDYSYSYKQKLVKKGQESIKLTKKEVLLLELLLKNRKSIVSIEQIEHSVWQESVSADAIRMVVAGIRKKLYQGVIENVKGLGYRIE